One stretch of bacterium DNA includes these proteins:
- a CDS encoding ABC transporter permease, with amino-acid sequence MLKERTIQLVTPTFTIVGSRIIALMRELGRWCEFVWQTMLWTFRPPLRVDQFAKQMEFVGLKSVWIVSLTAIFTGAVFALQTGKVYALFNMESMVGATVGLSLTREMAPVFAALMVTARACSAMAAELGTMRVTEQIDALETMAVSPIQYLVVPRVVATTFMVPLLTMIYNFVGVLGAYLVGIHLLGIGEGPFMTKLYHYVDADDIWGGMIKATIFGFLIACVSCYMGFNTRRGAKGVGRATTRAVVVSAVTILIVDYFLTTWILEYVSK; translated from the coding sequence ATGTTAAAAGAGAGAACAATTCAGCTCGTGACGCCGACCTTCACGATCGTCGGCAGCAGGATCATCGCGCTCATGAGGGAGCTGGGGCGCTGGTGTGAATTCGTGTGGCAGACGATGCTCTGGACCTTTCGCCCGCCCCTTCGGGTCGATCAGTTCGCGAAACAGATGGAGTTCGTGGGATTGAAGTCCGTCTGGATCGTCTCGCTGACCGCGATTTTCACAGGCGCGGTCTTCGCTCTCCAGACCGGCAAGGTCTACGCGCTCTTCAACATGGAGAGCATGGTCGGCGCGACGGTGGGACTCTCGCTCACCCGCGAGATGGCCCCGGTCTTCGCGGCGCTCATGGTCACCGCGCGCGCCTGCTCGGCCATGGCCGCGGAGCTGGGCACGATGAGGGTGACCGAGCAGATAGACGCGCTCGAGACCATGGCAGTGAGCCCGATCCAGTACCTGGTCGTGCCGCGCGTGGTCGCGACCACCTTCATGGTCCCGCTCCTCACGATGATCTACAACTTCGTCGGCGTGCTGGGCGCCTACCTGGTCGGCATCCATCTCCTCGGGATAGGCGAGGGTCCGTTCATGACCAAGCTCTATCACTACGTCGACGCCGACGACATCTGGGGAGGGATGATCAAGGCCACGATCTTCGGCTTTCTAATAGCCTGCGTAAGCTGCTACATGGGATTCAACACGCGCAGGGGGGCCAAGGGGGTGGGCAGGGCCACGACGCGCGCGGTGGTGGTCTCGGCGGTCACGATCCTGATCGTGGATTACTTCCTGACCACGTGGATACTGGAGTACGTGTCCAAATGA